The Pagrus major chromosome 10, Pma_NU_1.0 genome contains a region encoding:
- the zbtb4 gene encoding uncharacterized protein zbtb4, producing MVSGEKVWDPLHAGLIQTSLSEQHLDAGLSPLCNFTHCATKDTTCHQSQQSSPLSSLLVAVETLHPVRASSLLHREIEGLHKPVCCLGVASQPEEEEEEEGEAEQLEMKGKRHGGRGEAMMEDRLEDMADGPKNAKITLSFPLSAAPLPASLTSPNHCRSSSSSSPSPHRRRPSSKSSDEASLWKLDATMDVKHRPFKPPRHDSSPSSSPSSSSSPMTVHALIRKDIKSPPPLKCSRLNTETQFHRSPPRSSSGSLGGGYSSDGWDERHRLANGTASPSQTAQILFSLGTSAYQRGGDAERREKITGRPAGKVGSPHGPSLHPPTLHLPPPLPPPPPPPSEGLTAPPHSSSYSPTDSLKPELICGVCHRLFSSASSLTVHMRLHRGSRALSCRYCGKVFIHSKRLQSHEAACRVPSLPSNSLGPPPLTVQPKEEPLEDGEVRVEGGVIVGETDISKARPGKKARSLLARIQGDDAAATEILEGDEHHFVKVVDGNVIYFCSVCERSYMTLSSLKRHSNVHSWRRRYPCHYCDKVFALAEYRTKHEVWHTGERRYQCIFCWDAFATYYNLKTHQKAIHGINPSLISSEKTANGGYKQKANALKLYRLLPMRSQKRPYKTYSDSLHNGLLLPPTETPSLSLPGLGCALGPGDLQSLISGAHPQSVKPDPDAFPDGFPVSVAEHRDLSTLTPLPQTDMPQVRKHDSEALELEQGRGSGSFKMSSSSKTKTPKSGRGTETSMPSVITYGHTKPSVIVHGTAVSSSVIVHSNQVTSGSEKSPLNSPSPDNSSSQTSHKGSPRPKTQRDSADSHRKRSRDSSDTTEERSGGRQDAETGRLFHKSRKSHSKSEISNSKQLSASVGSQVKEAGPLCQITVRIGEEAIVKRSISETDLRRDKSLSPPKTKRCETSSMREAKEPRHSHSHHHHHKHRLHRRASLEEEEGEKEEGECEEEEEEEVRKKSSKSPDEVREYYFRREVREQESDHDTQDNLWRPYYSYKPKRKAQAHLQRVKSWQRKLKFKRSIRLKRRAERLKNHVNKETDKSQDEEEEDGKIEDAKKASKANRDKGERKKKDYLSAPLKEKNKDAEEQVKEARHDLAAPPLPSPKPPVSTSVAPMGIKRRPWTNGNAAECGTCGRWFSSPRKRDKHELSHLLEFVCLFCRATFPSRDKLEDHQRAQHPKPTEAPSVPPKVALGEQLEGLGVKSLPEMAKYDEEKGGQVGLVGSNSSPSRLSRRALSRHTCPQCHKVCKTSSALTRHIRRHELSSSPEREKEDKDSEPKTTESVVNTVSRDLETDKGQVPSALSVSVISYSTPDPPSSGDCLASQQHKDHLSELTDEHHMSEFSDKPELTELTHPAPEREPSPQIAEPPLESPVNLTPTKHDFTPATPSTLQSVLVMNGPECLDYRTPSKKNLDSQIHRIPSPVHIVASTNTSPNVPMTSQTRITTAAPPVSMTTALISEGGFMKRDGVIMDRERQGGNSIFLHGTYEEPPLVQDLRVQSLSRSPSPNEAQDLTMSSILAREREIERQREKERELERQRGRERDKEMVTERETEIDRGPQMSRVAHAPDDQISLLVPKEEPLSPVPSPQHIPTQTTMNGPSSHRHTPKSPCRSPSTIGLLAQANRQVHSTSQGLDRLTLPTGAAGAGDRPSAHALLLPRAPQPPEPEHQDTVSSRDSQQGDTTPVGYPAQNYPLPLIVPDSYRSGKKQEDNLLMSSYPAGALPFGPLGKMMVPNGGDLAKLPFYPDPYQLLYGPQLLAYPYNLAALPVALNMMAPGGDKVEPLPFLPAIFNYAAAAGPYMGAAPHPLVANPSLYSSSSGSSKKQRDSSGSKP from the coding sequence ATGGTGTCCGGTGAGAAGGTGTGGGACCCCCTCCATGCGGGCCTTATTCAGACGAGTCTGAGTGAGCAACACCTGGATGCTGGGCTAAGTCCCCTCTGCAACTTCACACATTGTGCAACTAAGGACACCACGTGCCACCAGAGTCAGCAGTCATCACCTTTGTCTTCCTTGTTAGTGGCTGTAGAGACCCTTCACCCAGTTCGGGCCTCCTCACTTTTACACAGAGAGATCGAAGGACTACACAAACCAGTCTGCTGTCTTGGAGTGGCCTCTCAgcctgaagaagaggaggaggaggaaggggaagcTGAGCAGTTGGAGATGAAGGGTAAAAGGCATGGAGGCCGGGGAGAGGCCATGATGGAGGACAGGCTGGAGGACATGGCTGATGGacctaaaaatgcaaaaatcacCCTAAGCTTCCCACTCAGTGCCGCCCCTCTTCCAGCCTCTCTGACATCTCCAAACCATTGTCGcagctcctcctcatcctccccttCCCCCCACCGACGGCGGCCATCCTCCAAGAGTTCAGATGAGGCATCGCTGTGGAAACTGGATGCTACCATGGACGTAAAGCACAGACCTTTTAAGCCCCCGAGGCACGACAGCTCTCCGTCCTCTTCaccgtcctcctcctcatctcccaTGACTGTTCATGCACTTATCAGAAAGGATATAAAATCCCCGCCTCCTCTGAAGTGCTCCAGACTCAATACAGAGACTCAGTTTCACAGGTCACCCCCGAGATCCTCCAGTGGGTCTTTAGGGGGTGGTTATAGCAGTGATGGATGGGATGAGAGGCACAGGTTGGCCAATGGTACGGCCTCACCCTCTCAAACTGCCCAGATCCTCTTTAGTCTGGGCACATCAGCCTATCAGAGAGGAGGGGacgcagagaggagagagaaaataactGGAAGACCAGCTGGGAAAGTGGGAAGCCCTCATGGACCAAGTCTTCACCCACccaccctccacctccctccccccttaccaccaccccctcctcccccatcaGAGGGTCTTACTGCACCCCCACACTCATCCTCCTACTCCCCTACCGACAGCCTGAAGCCCGAGCTGATCTGCGGCGTCTGCCACCGGCTTTTCAGCTCAGCCTCCTCCCTGACGGTCCACATGCGGCTGCATCGTGGCAGCCGCGCCCTCAGTTGCCGTTACTGTGGCAAAGTCTTCATCCACAGCAAGAGACTGCAATCCCATGAGGCCGCCTGCAGGGTGCCAAGCCTACCCTCCAACAGCCTGGGCCCTCCTCCGCTCACTGTGCAGCCAAAGGAGGAGCCGCTGGAGGACGGTGAGGTGAGAGTGGAGGGGGGAGTGATTGTGGGAGAAACAGACATCAGTAAGGCGCGGCCAGGGAAGAAAGCACGGAGCCTCCTGGCACGTATCCAAGGTGATGATGCAGCAGCCACAGAGATACTCGAGGGTGATGAACACCATTTTGTGAAGGTGGTAGATGGCAATGTCATTTacttctgctctgtgtgtgagcGTTCCTACATGACTTTATCCAGCCTGAAGCGTCACTCTAATGTGCACTCATGGCGCCGCAGATATCCCTGCCATTACTGCGACAAGGTCTTTGCCCTGGCTGAGTACCGCACAAAGCATGAGGTGTGGCACACAGGAGAGCGACGCTACCAGTGCATCTTCTGTTGGGATGCCTTTGCCACCTATTACAATCTCAAAACACACCAGAAGGCCATTCATGGGATTAATCCCAGTCTCATCTCCAGTGAAAAGACTGCTAATGGGGGTTACAAGCAGAAAGCGAATGCCCTCAAGCTCTACCGCCTTCTCCCCATGCGCTCCCAGAAGAGACCCTACAAGACCTACAGTGACAGTTTGCATAATGGCCTGCTCCTGCCACCAACTGAAACACCTTCCCTCTCCCTGCCTGGCCTGGGCTGTGCTCTGGGCCCTGGGGACCTACAAAGCCTCATCAGTGGGGCCCACCCTCAGAGTGTAAAGCCTGACCCAGATGCCTTCCCCGATGGCTTCCCTGTTTCTGTGGCTGAGCACAGGGACCTCTCCACACTAACACCCCTCCCCCAAACGGACATGCCCCAAGTtagaaaacatgacagtgaGGCCCTAGAGTTGGAGCAGGGTAGAGGCAGTGGCAGCTTCAAAATGTCTAGTAGCAGCAAAACCAAAACTCCCAAGAGTGGCAGAGGCACAGAAACAAGCATGCCTTCTGTGATAACATATGGCCATACAAAACCCTCTGTCATAGTTCATGGAACAGCGGTGTCATCCTCTGTCATTGTGCACAGCAACCAGGTCACCTCTGGAAGTGAAAAAAGCCCGTTGAATAGCCCCTCCcctgacaacagcagcagtcagacTTCACACAAGGGCAGTCCCAGGCCGAAAACACAAAGAGATAGTGCAGATAGTCATAGAAAGAGGTCAAGAGACAGTTCAGATACCACAGAGGAGCGCTCAGGAGGTAGACAGGATGCAGAGACAGGCAGATTATTTCACAAATCACGCAAGTCCCACAGCAAAAGTGAGATCTCTAACTCTAAGCAGCTGTCAGCATCTGTAGGGTCACAGGTCAAAGAGGCAGGGCCACTGTGCCAGATCACTGTACGTATTGGTGAGGAAGCAATAGTGAAGCGCAGCATCTCTGAAACAGACCTTAGAAGAGACAAGAGCCTTTCTCCCCCGAAAACCAAACGGTGTGAGACATCATCTATGCGGGAAGCCAAGGAACCACGCCATTCTCACtcccaccaccatcaccataaGCACCGCCTCCACCGCAGAGCCAgtttggaagaagaagaaggtgaaaaggaagaaggggaatgtgaggaagaggaggaggaggaggtcaggaaAAAGAGCTCCAAATCCCCTGATGAAGTGAGGGAGTATTACTTCCGTCGGGAGGTTCGCGAGCAGGAGAGCGACCATGACACGCAGGATAATTTATGGCGGCCTTACTACTCCTACAAGCCTAAGAGAAAGGCCCAAGCACACCTACAGAGGGTCAAGAGCTGGCAAAGGAAACTGAAGTTCAAGCGTTCCATTCGGctgaagaggagagcagagaggctcAAGAACCATGTgaataaagaaacagataaatcacaggatgaggaagaggaggatgggaAGATTGAGGATGCTAAAAAAGCATCAAAAGCTAACAGAGacaagggagagaggaaaaagaaagattaTCTCTCCGCCCCtttgaaggagaaaaacaaagatgcagAAGAACAAGTTAAGGAGGCCCGTCACGACCTCGCCgctcctcctctgccctctcCAAAGCCTCCTGTCTCTACCTCAGTGGCTCCTATGGGAATAAAGAGGCGGCCTTGGACTAATGGGAATGCAGCAGAGTGTGGTACATGTGGCCGCTGGTTCTCAAGCCCCAGGAAGCGAGACAAACACGAGCTGAGCCATCTGCTGGAGTTTGTATGCCTCTTCTGCCGAGCCACTTTCCCCTCAAGGGATAAGTTGGAAGACCACCAGAGAGCCCAGCATCCCAAGCCTACTGAGGCACCCTCTGTACCCCCTAAAGTGGCACTTGGCGAACAACTTGAAGGGCTTGGGGTTAAATCTTTGCCAGAGATGGCAAAGTATGATGAAGAAAAAGGAGGGCAAGTAGGCTTGGTAGGGAGTAATTCTAGCCCAAGTCGCCTAAGCAGAAGAGCATTATCACGACACACCTGTCCACAGTGTCATAAGGTGTGCAAGACCTCTTCAGCACTGACTCGCCATATCCGACGCCATGAGTTAAGCAGTTccccagagagagaaaaggaagataAAGACTCAGAgccaaaaacaacagagagtGTTGTTAACACTGTTAGCAGAGACCTAGAGACTGATAAAGGACAGGTTCCCAgtgctctctctgtttcagttatCAGTTATTCAACACCAGACCCACCCAGCAGTGGTGACTGTTTGGCATCACAGCAGCATAAAGACCATCTCAGTGAACTGACAGATGAGCATCACATGTCAGAATTCAGCGACAAACCTGAATTGACAGAGCTCACACATCCAGCTCCGGAGAGAGAGCCCAGCCCACAAATTGCAGAACCCCCATTAGAAAGCCCAGTAAACCTTACGCCAACTAAACATGATTTCACACCTGCCACACCCTCAACTCTCCAAAGTGTGCTTGTCATGAATGGACCTGAATGTCTGGACTACCGCACCCCCAGCAAAAAGAACCTCGACAGCCAGATCCACAGAATACCCAGCCCTGTGCACATCGTGGCATCCACCAACACCTCTCCAAATGTGCCCATGACATCACAGACCAGAATAAccactgctgctcctcctgtttccatgacaacagctCTCATCTCTGAGGGGGGATTCATGAAACGGGATGGGGTCATTatggacagagagaggcagggtgGGAACAGTATATTTCTACATGGAACTTATGAGGAACCACCTCTGGTCCAAGATCTCAGAGTTCAGTCCCTGTCCAGGAGTCCCTCTCCCAATGAAGCACAAGACCTGACCATGTCCTCTATTCTAgctagagagagggagatagagaggcagagagagaaagagagggagctcgagagacagagaggaagggaaaggGACAAAGAAatggtgacagagagagaaacagagatagATAGGGGCCCGCAAATGAGTAGAGTTGCACATGCCCCAGATGACCAGATTTCTCTGCTGGTGCCTAAAGAGGAGCCCTTGAGCCCTGTGCCGTCCCCCCAGCATATCCCCACTCAAACCACTATGAATGGACCCTCCTCACACAGGCACACTCCCAAGTCCCCCTGTCGATCCCCCTCAACTATCGGACTGTTAGCTCAAGCCAACCGACAGGTTCACTCCACTTCACAAGGACTTGACAGGCTCACACTGCCCACAGGAGCAGCTGGTGCCGGTGACCGCCCCTCTGCCCATGCTCTGCTTCTCCCCCGAGCCCCCCAACCACCTGAGCCTGAGCACCAGGACACTGTTTCTTCCAGAGATTCCCAGCAGGGGGACACCACCCCAGTGGGCTACCCTGCCCAGAATTATCCCCTACCCCTTATTGTGCCAGACAGCTACCGCTCTGGTAAGAAGCAGGAGGACAATCTGCTCATGTCCTCCTACCCCGCTGGAGCGCTTCCCTTTGGCCCATTGGGAAAAATGATGGTCCCTAATGGCGGGGACCTGGCTAAGCTGCCATTTTATCCGGACCCTTACCAGCTGCTCTATGGGCCCCAGCTGCTGGCCTACCCTTATAACCTGGCAGCTCTTCCTGTGGCTCTGAATATGATGGCACCTGGAGGGGACAAGGTGGAGCCTCTGCCTTTCCTCCCTGCCATCTTCAACTACGCAGCCGCTGCTGGACCCTACATGGGTGCAGCCCCTCACCCGCTTGTGGCCAATCCCAGCctctacagcagcagcagtggcagcagcaagAAGCAACGAGACAGCAGCGGCAGCAAACCGTAG